The window CACGCCAATCTGCCGCGGCACCGCCGCAGCAACGCCAGCAGCCCGGCCGCCAGCGCCGGGGGGCACCGACCAAGCTGGTCGTCTCCGAAGGCACCCTCACCGGCACCACGGTGGCGCTCCAGGGGCAGACCATCACCCTGGGACGGGCCCACGATTCAACGATCGTGCTGGACGACGACTACGCGTCCAGCAGGCATGCCAGGATCTACCCCGACCGTGACGGCCAGTGGATCGTCGAGGATCTCGGGTCCACCAACGGCACGTATCTCGACCGGACCCGTCTCACCACCCCGACGCCTGTTCCGCTGGGCGCGCCGATCCGGATCGGCAAGACCGTCATCGAGCTGCGGAAGTAGTACGACAATGAGCGAGCGGAGCGAGCGAGCCGCGGCCGTCCGGGCAACGGACCCGGCCCGGCTCCCGACCGGAGGGTGGGCAGTGTGGCTCGAGACCGGCTGTACCCCGAGCCGACGGGCGAGGTGCGCATGAGTCTGTCCCTGCGCTTCGCCGCCGGATCGCACAAGGGCATGA is drawn from Streptomyces sp. NBC_01717 and contains these coding sequences:
- a CDS encoding FHA domain-containing protein FhaB/FipA; this encodes MSELTLTVMRLGFLAVLWLFVIVAVQVIRSDLFGTRVTQRGSRRSASDARPQQARQSAAAPPQQRQQPGRQRRGAPTKLVVSEGTLTGTTVALQGQTITLGRAHDSTIVLDDDYASSRHARIYPDRDGQWIVEDLGSTNGTYLDRTRLTTPTPVPLGAPIRIGKTVIELRK